The sequence ATGAGTCTTTAACGTCGCCTTCAAAGAGCCATACACCAACAATCGCTGGATCGTCTTCTTCTAATGCCCATGAACCGGCGCAAAAACATAAGAGTAATGCGACACCTATACTCAACAATTTCATTCTGAATTCCTCCATGAGATACGAAAATCCCAAAGTCTTATTGGGTAAAAAATCTTAAGATGTTAAGTGAACAGGTTTCCCTGTATTCCCATTGTACAAAACATTATAACACGTTTCTTTTTCTTCTGCCAGAAGCATTTTACATTTTCTCTTGTAGATTCACACGGAATATGCTAAACTTTAACGCATGTTTGGAATCCGTACTATAAGGTCACGCAAGAAGAGGACAATCAGATGGTTCAACACAATGCCCCGCGCGCATTTCATGTAATGACAAAGCCGATCGGACCGATATGTAATCTGGATTGCGAGTATTGTTTCTATCTCGATAAAGAGAAACTTTACCCCGAAACGCGCTCCTTCCGAATGAATGATGCGATTTTGGAAAATTACGTCAAACAATACATTGAGGCACAAGAGGTCAACGAAGTCACATTCGCATGGCAAGGCGGCGAGCCTACATTGATGGGTGTGGATTTCTTCCGACAAGCAATCAGATACCAGCAGAAATACAGACGTCCCGGCATGCAGATTCAGAATTCGTTTCAGACAAACGCCACACTCCTTGACGATGAATGGGGAGAGTTTTTTAAGCGGAACAAATTTCTAATCGGCGTAAGTATCGACGGACCGCCGGAAACTCACGATAAATACCGCTACGATAAACGCGGTAGACCCTCCTCCGAGCAAGTAATCAAGGGGTTGCGTGTTTTGCAGAAACACAACGTCGATTATAATATACTGTGTGTCGTCAATAAACACAACGCCGAGTATCCCAAGGAAGTCTATAACTACTTCAAAGAGCTTGGCGCAGAGTTTATGCAGTTCATTCCTGCAGTTGAGCATTTCGGTGGAAAAAACGTGTCCCCGCGTTCCGTTACGGCACGGCAGTACGGTAAATTTCTGTGTGCCATCTTCGATGAATGGGTCGTGAACGACATTGGCAGAATTTTCGTCCAGATTTTCGATGTGGCGTTAGAGGCGTGGTTGGGCTATAACCCAAGTCTCTGTGTTTTCAATGAAACCTGCGGTGATGCCCTCGCTATTGAGCATAACGGGGATTTCTACTCTTGCGATCATTTCGTTACGCCCGACTACCACGTTGGGAACATTGAGGAGAACACTATTGCTGAGATGGTGGATTCAACGTTCCAACGCAAATTCGGGACCGATAAACGAGATACGCTCCCCGAATACTGCCGAAGCTGCGAAGTGAAGTTCGTCTGTAATGGCGGTTGTCCGAAAAACCGATTCATCAAAACGCCCACGGGTGAAGACGGTTTGAACTACCTCTGTGCTGGCTATAAGCAATTTTTCAATCACATCGACGAACCGATGAAGATGATGGCTGCTGCACTGCAAGCAGGACGACCTGCAAATAGCATCATGCCGATTCTACGGCAGCGTCGGCAGGAAAAAGCACAAGGCAACACCCCGATAGCCGCAAAAGTCTCACAGAAAGTCGGACGGAACTCACCGTGTCCGTGTGGCAGCGGTCGAAAGTATAAACAGTGTTGTTTAAACAAAACGTAAGCCAGCCTCCTGCGTGAAAGGGCACAATTTTGTCAAAAAATGTAATAGTCGTAGCGGGTCCAAACGGGTCCGGCAAAACGACGTTTGTTTCCGAATATCTTCGAGAGTCAGAGATTTCTGAATACATCAGTGCCGATGCAATCGCGGAAAGACTGGTATCCCGACCGGAGGACATGGACAGCGTCAAAATTCAGGCAGGTCGGCTCTTTATACGAGAAATCCATGGGCTTATCCAATCAGGGACAGATTTTATTGTAGAGGTGACGCTTGCTGGAAAAGGGTTTGCAAGAACTATCTCTCAATTGAAACGTGCTGGCTATACAGTCACAATCGTCTTTATTTTTCTTAAATCCCCTGAGACGAGCGTTGCTCGTGTGCGAAATCGAGTAAGTGCTGGCGGACACCATGTGCCAACAGAAGATGTTGTGCGTCGCTTCTACCGGAGCAAGCAAAACTTTTGGAACACTTATAGAAACCTGGTAGATCAGTGGCACATGTTTTACAATTCTGTGGAATATTTTCAGGCGGTTGCCTTTGGTAAATACAATCAGGTTACAGTGATAAACGAAGATTATTTTCAACTGTTTATACGAGACCTTCATGATGGAGAAGCATAATGCACCAAGACAAATCGGATTCTGTTGATATTCATAAACAGACCCTCGAACTCCTACGAATCGGCAATCGCGCTGTTAAAAGAGCACAAGAGGAGAACCGCAAAAAAGGGATTCCGAATGTGTATGATTTCAACGGGCATCTTTACTATGAACTCCCTAATGGTGAACTAACGAAAGAAGACCCGTATCCGTTATCAAAAGAAACGGATTCAAAAGAGGAAAAATGTTAACTGTCTGTTACGATCCGTACTCGGGTACATTAGGTAGGTTTGCGCGTGCCGAGGTATTTGAACTTGTCGCTGAGGCAGGCTACGAAGGCATCAACATTCCTGTCCATTCTGGTTTTCTCGGTGAACTCTCAACTGCCGAGATAGACGACGCGGTAAACCTCGCCGAAAAACACGAACTTGTCGCACCAACAATCGGCTTCGGTAATCACATTTTGACAACCCCTGCCCGAAAAGATGAGGCGTTGCAACACTTTGAGATTGTCCTTGAAGTCGCTCGACGATTCCACGCCGATGTCATCGGCGTGTGGGTGAATCCATCAGAGGGTGTGTCGCGACAAGAATCTCTGGACGCACTCGCCGATAATCTGTCTCAGATGATTCCCTCTTGCAATGAAAACGGAATGAAGATCGCGCTTGAATTTGAGAAAGGATGTCCGCTTGATAACTATCGCGAAGGTATCGCATTTATCAAGGACACAGGGTTGTCAGTCTATTTGACCTGTGACACATACCATCTTTTCAACGATGGTGCTGAACCGCACACAGCGGCACACGCGATGAAGGCATGCCTCGGTGATGTACATATATCGGGAAGCAATCGCGGTGAACCCGGTGGCGGCGTTTTCGATTTTGAAACGTTTGCGCAAGGCTTGAAGGAGATCGGTT comes from Candidatus Poribacteria bacterium and encodes:
- a CDS encoding sugar phosphate isomerase/epimerase encodes the protein MLTVCYDPYSGTLGRFARAEVFELVAEAGYEGINIPVHSGFLGELSTAEIDDAVNLAEKHELVAPTIGFGNHILTTPARKDEALQHFEIVLEVARRFHADVIGVWVNPSEGVSRQESLDALADNLSQMIPSCNENGMKIALEFEKGCPLDNYREGIAFIKDTGLSVYLTCDTYHLFNDGAEPHTAAHAMKACLGDVHISGSNRGEPGGGVFDFETFAQGLKEIGFSGPLVVQYKMEDVASIKRSCEFTKKFRAMIQA
- a CDS encoding AAA family ATPase is translated as MSKNVIVVAGPNGSGKTTFVSEYLRESEISEYISADAIAERLVSRPEDMDSVKIQAGRLFIREIHGLIQSGTDFIVEVTLAGKGFARTISQLKRAGYTVTIVFIFLKSPETSVARVRNRVSAGGHHVPTEDVVRRFYRSKQNFWNTYRNLVDQWHMFYNSVEYFQAVAFGKYNQVTVINEDYFQLFIRDLHDGEA
- a CDS encoding anaerobic sulfatase maturase, whose protein sequence is MVQHNAPRAFHVMTKPIGPICNLDCEYCFYLDKEKLYPETRSFRMNDAILENYVKQYIEAQEVNEVTFAWQGGEPTLMGVDFFRQAIRYQQKYRRPGMQIQNSFQTNATLLDDEWGEFFKRNKFLIGVSIDGPPETHDKYRYDKRGRPSSEQVIKGLRVLQKHNVDYNILCVVNKHNAEYPKEVYNYFKELGAEFMQFIPAVEHFGGKNVSPRSVTARQYGKFLCAIFDEWVVNDIGRIFVQIFDVALEAWLGYNPSLCVFNETCGDALAIEHNGDFYSCDHFVTPDYHVGNIEENTIAEMVDSTFQRKFGTDKRDTLPEYCRSCEVKFVCNGGCPKNRFIKTPTGEDGLNYLCAGYKQFFNHIDEPMKMMAAALQAGRPANSIMPILRQRRQEKAQGNTPIAAKVSQKVGRNSPCPCGSGRKYKQCCLNKT